CGTCTAAAAATTACACAGCATTGCCATATTTTTCAGAAAGGAAATATTCTGGAAGTAGAAGATGTTGTTGTGCATGACGCGGCCAATGATGATATATCCGGCTATTCCGTTCCTGATATCGGGAATGGTTTGCCGGGTATATTGCCATTGAAATCGGTAAAAATCGTTGTTGATAATGATGATGCCTCTGAAAGTTATTTTGGAAAATGCCTGCTGACGAAGCTTTCAAACTTTTACGAGCAAGATTCAGAATCAACTGCGGCAACTCCAAACGCGGGTGATCTGCTTCCCCAGCATATACGCGTCATCCACTACCCTGACTGCCAGCAACTCATGTTCCATATGCCACGCTATGCGTATGACGCGGGTGCATACAGGCTGATCAACAATGTGACGGGCGAGTTGATTGAAAATGTGAGAGTACGGGATCATTTGAGCGGCGGCACTCAGGTATTGCTGAATACGCTACCTTACAAGCCGGGCTTCTACACGATCGAAGCGGTCTGGCCCGATGGCTGGACGCATCAGATACGGTTTATCAAGTTTATAGAAGGTTACCCTGAGGCATCTTACGAGAATCCGCCCCGTAATGTCGAGCTGGCTATTAAAAATCAGGAATGTCACTTAATGCCTGCTCCTATCGAGACCATTCAGGAAAAGAAAACGGTAAACCAGATCAAAAAGCCTAAGCCATACCCCAGTTACGTGCATCCGCCAGGTAATGTCACGGTCATTCAAAATGAAAAGGAGTACCGGACATTTGACTCAAACGGCGTTGAAATTGAAAACGGCATCGATATGAAAAGCTTTAAAAAAGATTTGGCATTGAAATTTGGCCCTGTGGCTGAGTACACACAAGACGGTCGCGGCGGAAAAATCTATTATGCGGAAAACGACCTTTCGATGGAGTTCTACTGGGAGTTTGGTGGTGGCAATGCAGTGGTAGTCATTGATATTCCGGAAGAAAAATACTGGGAAGCGCAGACAAAAACACCGCTTGCTGAACGATACGGTTTCCTAAGTCGAATGGCAGAAAGGGTCATTCAGGACAAAGCACCAGGCTGTCATTTTCAGATGTATTCCAATTCAATCAGCATTCTGCGCTGATGTAGATGAGGAAATGGGAAGAAGTTATGCTGATGCTGATGTGGGGTTCCAGAATATCCGGACTTTACTAGTATCGACCTTTTTTCTGGCTTTTGCGAGATCGTAACTTTCCTGTACAGAAAGCCAAAATTCAGGTGTGGTATTAGCAAATGCGGTAGCAAGCCGGATTGACATTTCGGGAGTCACACTTTGTTTACCGTTGATAATCGCGGATAAAGTTTTTCGGGTTACTCCAAGACCTTCCGCGACCTCACCTATCGTTAGTTTTTGCCCGGTTTCTTCTCTAATACCATCCAGTGTTTCTTTGATTAGTTCGCCAGGATGTGCAGTATCAAACAATGCCATATTTACAAATTTTAATGATAGTCTAAATAATCAACATCAAAAGCATTTCATTTTCAAAACGAAAAATGATACGATAGTTCCCGGAAACTTTGACTGCGAAAAAGCCTTTCAAATCTCCGGTAAGCTGATGAAAGTGGTAGCCAGGCTGGTTAAGCTCAACAGGATTTTTCGTCGCTTCTAGCCGGGTCAGTATCGTTTTTATCTTAGTGATGGTAAGTGCGGTAATTTAGAACGATCGCCTTTCGACGCATATAATTCCAAACCCTTGTGCCTGAAACTTTTGATCATAACACAATTGTAACGTGAAACGTGTCAAGTTACAACTGAAATAAGAAAAAATATTTTTAAATTCCTGTAACCTTTTGCAATTCCTCAGGTTATCACGTCAGAATCACCAAAAAAAGAGAAACCCTTTTGAACGCTCTCACAGATAATTCGCTAATGCTCCGGGTAAGAGACGGGGATCTGGATAAGATGGGGTTGCTCTTTGAGCGGTACAACCGGCCGTTGTTTGCATTCTTTTATCACATGACACATAAAGCGGATGCGAGCGAAGATTTGGTTCAGAATGTGTTTTACCGGATGCTTAAATACAAACATTCGTTTACCGGTGAAGGTGAATTCAGAACGTGGATGTACCATTTGGCCCGAAATGTGCTGAATGACTCGGTCAAGGAAAACCGTTCTTTTAACCATTATGATGTAAATGATGTGGCTGACAGACTGGGTGGCGGGACGCTGGCAGATGAAGGACTCGAAAAACAACAGGAAAAGGACTTTTTACACAAAGCAATGTCCAGCCTGAGTGAAGAGCACCGCGAAGTCCTGATTTTGAGCAGGTTCCAGGATATGAAGTACGACGAAATTGCAAAAGTGCTGAATATCAACGAGGGAACAGTGAAAGTACGTGTTCACCGTGCATTGGGGGAGTTGAAGAGAATGTTTTTTACCAGCGAAAAGAAAATAGGCAAATGAATTGCGAACATACAAAAGATCAGTTAACCAACTGGCTCAATAACCGGCTGAGCAATGCAGAGCGGATGGTGGTGGAAAAGCACCTGTCGCAATGTCCTGACTGCCAGGAGGAATTTGCTTCCGCCAAGGTTCTTTGGGACGGTCTTGCAAAAATAAAAGTACCGGAGCCGAACGAAAGTATGCGCGTCAATTTCTACGCCATGCTGGATGATTTCAAAACCGCTGAGAAAAAGAGCCAGCCATTCTCGCTCCAAGACATTATTGCAAAACTCAGAGAGTTTGTGTTGCCACAATGGACGGTACAGGTTGCTTTCAGCCTTTTACTTGTTGGCCTCGGCTGGGTGATCGGTAATAAAACAAGCCGCAGCAATGTGTCTGCAACTGCTTATCAGCAACAAATAGAAACGCTGGCTTCACAGGTAGAGGACATGAAAAGCACCATGATGTTGTCGCTGATCGAGAATCCTTCGGCCACGGAGAGGCTTCGGGCGGTGGGTTACACTACGGAAATCACGGATGCTGATGAACGCGTCATAGAGGCCCTTTTTACCACCCTTAACAATGATCCTAATGTGAATGTGCGGCTGGTAACACTCGAAGCACTTACACAATTTGCCGCGAAACCGACGGTGCGGGAGCAACTGGTCAAATCGCTGAGCGTACAGGATTCCCCGATGGTACAGGTAGCGCTGGCGGATGTCATGTTGAAATTGCAGGAAAAAAGCTCCGTTAAGGTACTCAAAACAATGCTTAAAAAGGATAATCTCGATGATTTGGTAAAAACAAAGATCGAGCAGACCATCAAGGATCTCTCTTAAACAACCATAATCCATTACTTAGCTATGAAATACTTTGCAATCCCCTTACTGGCGGGAGCAGTGCTTTGCTGTACCCAGGCGCCGGCCCAAAAACTCGAATTCAAGGAACATGTCACCAAGGAATTCAAGCTGACGCAAGGCGCAGGTTCCAACACGCTGGCCATTTACAACATCAACGGGTTCATTAAAGTGGAGGGTTATGCGGGAGATAAAGTGGTGTTGGAAATTGACAAAACAATCTCTGCCAAAACCAATGAGTATCTCGAAAAAGGCAAGGAGGAGTTCAAGCTGGAATTCGATCAGCAATCGGACAGCATCACTGCCTACATTGCCAACCCATACGATTCACGCCCGAACAGGGAAAGGCGGAACTGGGACGGCCCGAAGATCAACTACCATTTTGAGCTGAACTTCACCGTGAAAGTCCCTTATGCTCTCAATTTGCATATATCAACGGTAAATGGAGGCGACGTGAATGTCAATGATGTGACCGGTTCGCTTAGCGTACATAATGTAAATGGGGCCATTAAACTAGTTAATGCGAAAGGTGCGGCTAGGGCCAGCACGATCAACGGTAATGTGGAAGCGAACTATACCACGCTGCCCCCCGGCGAATCGAATTTTAAGACATTGAACGGAGATATCAAGATCAGCTACCCTTCTGCATTGTCGGTGGATTGCCAGTTTAAAACTTTTCACGGGAACTTCTATACGGATTTTCCCGACGTAGAGTCGCTGCCGGTGCGGGTTATCAAGAATTCCGAAAATCAAAGTGCCAAGACCGTTTACAAACTAAGTACCGAAACCTCTATCCGCATCGGAAAAGGTGGCCCGACCTACAAGTTTGAAACATTTAATGGAAATATTTATCTTAAAAAACAATCGTAGTAAAATGAAAACCAATCTAATTTCAACCCTCGCTCTGTCCATCGCGCTCACGTTCGCAAATGCGCCCCTCTGGGCCCAGGCCGACGCCAAGGAACAGCTGGTGATACCGCTGACGGACCCTGCCAAGCCGGGCTCTCTGCGAGTTAACCTCATCAACGGAACGATCCACGTGACAGGCTATACCGGAAACCAGGTGGTGATCGATGCCGTGGCAAAAGGAG
The genomic region above belongs to Dyadobacter pollutisoli and contains:
- a CDS encoding HigA family addiction module antitoxin, whose protein sequence is MALFDTAHPGELIKETLDGIREETGQKLTIGEVAEGLGVTRKTLSAIINGKQSVTPEMSIRLATAFANTTPEFWLSVQESYDLAKARKKVDTSKVRIFWNPTSASA
- a CDS encoding type II toxin-antitoxin system RelE/ParE family toxin, which encodes MTALTITKIKTILTRLEATKNPVELNQPGYHFHQLTGDLKGFFAVKVSGNYRIIFRFENEMLLMLII
- a CDS encoding RNA polymerase sigma factor, whose protein sequence is MLRVRDGDLDKMGLLFERYNRPLFAFFYHMTHKADASEDLVQNVFYRMLKYKHSFTGEGEFRTWMYHLARNVLNDSVKENRSFNHYDVNDVADRLGGGTLADEGLEKQQEKDFLHKAMSSLSEEHREVLILSRFQDMKYDEIAKVLNINEGTVKVRVHRALGELKRMFFTSEKKIGK
- a CDS encoding zf-HC2 domain-containing protein, with product MNCEHTKDQLTNWLNNRLSNAERMVVEKHLSQCPDCQEEFASAKVLWDGLAKIKVPEPNESMRVNFYAMLDDFKTAEKKSQPFSLQDIIAKLREFVLPQWTVQVAFSLLLVGLGWVIGNKTSRSNVSATAYQQQIETLASQVEDMKSTMMLSLIENPSATERLRAVGYTTEITDADERVIEALFTTLNNDPNVNVRLVTLEALTQFAAKPTVREQLVKSLSVQDSPMVQVALADVMLKLQEKSSVKVLKTMLKKDNLDDLVKTKIEQTIKDLS
- a CDS encoding DUF4097 family beta strand repeat-containing protein is translated as MKYFAIPLLAGAVLCCTQAPAQKLEFKEHVTKEFKLTQGAGSNTLAIYNINGFIKVEGYAGDKVVLEIDKTISAKTNEYLEKGKEEFKLEFDQQSDSITAYIANPYDSRPNRERRNWDGPKINYHFELNFTVKVPYALNLHISTVNGGDVNVNDVTGSLSVHNVNGAIKLVNAKGAARASTINGNVEANYTTLPPGESNFKTLNGDIKISYPSALSVDCQFKTFHGNFYTDFPDVESLPVRVIKNSENQSAKTVYKLSTETSIRIGKGGPTYKFETFNGNIYLKKQS